One region of Mesobacillus boroniphilus genomic DNA includes:
- the mtrB gene encoding trp RNA-binding attenuation protein MtrB, which yields MDKKQGVNTDYVVIKAIEDGVNVIGLTRGTDTRFHHSEKLDQGEVMIAQFTEHTSAIKIRGHAKIVTPFGEIESEKK from the coding sequence ATGGATAAGAAACAAGGTGTTAACACGGACTATGTTGTGATCAAGGCTATTGAGGATGGAGTGAACGTGATCGGTCTTACTAGAGGAACAGACACTCGATTCCATCATTCAGAAAAGCTTGATCAGGGAGAAGTTATGATTGCCCAGTTCACAGAACATACTTCAGCCATTAAAATCAGAGGGCATGCAAAAATTGTCACACCATTCGGTGAAATTGAGAGTGAGAAGAAGTAA
- a CDS encoding heptaprenyl diphosphate synthase component 1, with protein sequence MIYLLDLQNKLDGTRELLLEKLSHPYLREHIESPFIDDDRLLLLTSLLEQQEVNQERAKNYTVTTMLLQIALDTHEQVHNSQPGEEDESHKRRQLTVLAGIYFSGLYYKLLADLDDIEMIKRLASGVKEVNEQKILLYQKEAEAIDKLMESVKLIESTLLGKVADHFDAAEWFEFASNWLFVKRLLSEETKFIKSGSSLVFNALKKIALPKMDQSTTELSSEQQKYLLTICTRYIEFSMSKINAALKKMPAMNSLLIERLDLIAGQHQTMSKKFAEEG encoded by the coding sequence GTGATTTATTTGCTAGATTTACAAAACAAATTAGACGGCACCAGAGAGCTTCTTCTCGAAAAACTTTCACATCCTTATTTGCGGGAGCATATAGAATCTCCTTTTATAGATGATGACCGGCTCTTGTTGCTTACTTCATTGCTGGAACAGCAGGAAGTAAATCAGGAAAGAGCAAAGAATTACACTGTGACCACAATGCTCCTGCAAATTGCCCTTGATACCCATGAGCAGGTCCACAACTCACAACCAGGTGAAGAGGATGAAAGCCATAAGCGCCGCCAGCTGACGGTTCTCGCTGGGATTTATTTCAGCGGCCTATATTACAAGCTGCTGGCTGATTTGGATGATATAGAAATGATCAAGAGATTGGCTTCTGGTGTAAAAGAAGTCAATGAGCAGAAAATTTTGTTGTATCAAAAAGAAGCTGAAGCAATCGATAAGTTAATGGAAAGTGTAAAGTTAATTGAGTCGACTCTTTTAGGCAAGGTCGCTGATCATTTTGATGCGGCTGAATGGTTTGAGTTCGCTTCTAATTGGCTTTTTGTCAAAAGGCTGCTATCTGAAGAAACGAAGTTCATTAAGTCCGGAAGTTCACTGGTTTTCAATGCGCTGAAAAAGATTGCTTTGCCAAAAATGGACCAAAGTACAACAGAACTTTCTTCGGAACAGCAAAAATACCTTTTAACAATTTGCACACGATACATTGAATTTTCAATGTCGAAGATTAATGCAGCGTTAAAGAAAATGCCAGCGATGAACAGCTTGCTGATAGAACGGTTAGACCTGATCGCAGGTCAGCACCAGACCATGTCTAAAAAATTCGCGGAAGAAGGGTAA
- a CDS encoding CheR family methyltransferase has product MPQDYEHFISRIYQKTGINLALYKEAQMKRRLTSLYQKRGYSSFKEFFQALDKDQQLMNEFLDRMTINVSEFYRNAKRWEVLDKSIVPELLSRNPNPKIWSAACSTGEEPYTLSMVMSKHMPLSRIQIQATDIDDNALAKASRGIYSERSLNEAPKEMVNKFFRQDGSYYSVEDNIKKTVTFKKQNLLADRFGGPFDLIVCRNVLIYFTEEAKESIYHKFSEALRPGGILFVGSTEQIFNPGTYNFETADTFFYRKK; this is encoded by the coding sequence ATGCCGCAAGACTATGAACATTTTATCTCGAGAATCTATCAGAAGACAGGTATAAACCTTGCTCTATACAAAGAAGCGCAAATGAAGAGAAGGTTGACTTCGCTCTATCAAAAGAGAGGCTACTCATCTTTTAAAGAGTTTTTCCAGGCCCTTGATAAAGACCAGCAGCTCATGAACGAATTTCTTGATCGGATGACTATCAATGTATCTGAGTTTTATAGAAACGCAAAACGGTGGGAAGTCCTTGATAAATCGATAGTCCCTGAGTTATTAAGCAGAAACCCGAATCCGAAAATATGGAGTGCAGCTTGCTCCACCGGTGAAGAGCCTTATACATTATCCATGGTGATGTCAAAACATATGCCATTATCGAGGATACAGATTCAGGCGACTGATATCGATGACAATGCCTTGGCAAAAGCTAGTCGCGGAATTTATTCAGAAAGATCACTGAATGAAGCTCCAAAGGAAATGGTTAACAAGTTTTTTCGGCAGGATGGTTCTTATTATTCTGTGGAAGATAACATTAAGAAGACTGTTACGTTTAAAAAGCAAAATTTGCTTGCTGATCGTTTTGGTGGTCCGTTTGACTTGATCGTCTGCCGTAATGTCCTCATTTATTTTACCGAGGAGGCCAAGGAAAGCATTTACCATAAATTCAGCGAAGCATTAAGGCCAGGCGGGATTTTGTTTGTGGGAAGCACTGAACAAATCTTCAACCCCGGTACATATAACTTTGAAACCGCAGATACTTTCTTTTACAGGAAGAAATAA
- a CDS encoding NAD(P)H-dependent glycerol-3-phosphate dehydrogenase has product MERKSEKIAILGAGSWGTALAMVLADNGHEVRLWGHNTVQIDEINQHHTNKKYLPEISLPATIIGYDSLQEALDGIKTVIMAVPTKAIREVIRKMKVITSEPLVIVHVSKGIEPDSLLRISEMIEEEMPEGYLESVVVLSGPSHAEEVSLRHPTTVTVSSKKMEEAEKIQDLFINNNFRVYTNSDLIGVEIGGALKNIIALAAGISDGLGYGDNAKAALITRGLAEIARLGVKMGASPLTFSGLTGIGDLIVTCTSVHSRNWRAGNLLGKGQNLEEVLENMGMVVEGVRTTKAAYQLAEKYGVNMPITNALYNILFNNVNPKDAVDGLMSREKTHEMEDLADVLGGRI; this is encoded by the coding sequence ATGGAAAGGAAGAGTGAGAAAATAGCTATTCTTGGTGCCGGGAGCTGGGGAACGGCTTTGGCAATGGTCCTTGCTGATAATGGCCATGAGGTTCGTCTGTGGGGGCATAATACAGTACAAATTGATGAAATCAATCAGCACCATACCAACAAGAAATACCTTCCTGAAATTTCTCTGCCTGCAACCATCATTGGCTATGATTCACTTCAGGAGGCATTGGACGGAATCAAAACAGTAATTATGGCTGTTCCTACAAAAGCGATTCGTGAAGTAATCAGGAAGATGAAAGTAATTACTTCTGAACCCCTGGTAATTGTCCACGTCAGCAAAGGGATTGAACCAGATTCCTTGCTTCGTATTTCTGAAATGATCGAAGAAGAAATGCCTGAGGGCTATTTAGAAAGTGTTGTAGTCTTATCCGGTCCAAGCCATGCCGAAGAGGTAAGCCTGCGCCACCCGACGACGGTCACTGTATCCTCGAAAAAAATGGAAGAGGCCGAAAAAATCCAGGACCTGTTTATCAACAATAACTTTAGAGTTTACACAAATTCGGATTTGATCGGTGTGGAAATTGGCGGGGCACTTAAGAATATTATTGCTCTCGCTGCCGGTATTTCGGATGGATTAGGTTATGGAGATAACGCCAAGGCTGCCTTGATTACCAGGGGGCTGGCTGAAATAGCACGTCTTGGAGTCAAAATGGGCGCCAGTCCGTTGACTTTTTCAGGACTGACAGGGATAGGAGACTTGATTGTCACTTGTACGAGCGTCCATTCCAGGAACTGGCGGGCTGGAAACCTGCTTGGCAAGGGCCAAAATCTTGAGGAAGTCCTTGAGAACATGGGGATGGTCGTAGAAGGTGTCCGGACAACAAAGGCGGCTTATCAGCTTGCTGAAAAATACGGAGTCAATATGCCAATAACGAATGCGCTATATAATATCCTCTTCAATAACGTCAATCCGAAGGACGCAGTTGATGGCTTGATGTCACGAGAGAAAACCCACGAGATGGAAGACCTGGCTGACGTCCTCGGAGGCAGAATCTGA
- a CDS encoding HU family DNA-binding protein, which translates to MNKTELINAVAEASELSKKDATKAVDAVFDSILNALKDGDKVQLIGFGNFEVRERAARKGRNPQTGDEIEISASKVPAFKPGKALKDAVK; encoded by the coding sequence ATGAACAAAACAGAACTTATCAATGCAGTTGCAGAAGCTAGTGAGCTTTCAAAGAAAGATGCAACAAAAGCAGTTGACGCTGTTTTTGATTCAATCTTAAATGCATTAAAAGATGGGGACAAAGTACAATTAATCGGTTTTGGTAACTTCGAAGTTCGTGAGCGCGCTGCCCGTAAAGGACGCAACCCACAAACTGGTGATGAAATCGAAATCTCTGCAAGCAAGGTGCCTGCTTTCAAACCTGGCAAAGCGCTTAAGGATGCAGTGAAATAA
- the spoIVA gene encoding stage IV sporulation protein A, with translation MEKVDIFKDIAERTGGDIYLGVVGAVRTGKSTFIKKFMELVVLPNINNEAERARALDELPQSAAGKTIMTTEPKFVPNQAASVHVDDGLDVNIRLVDCVGYTVPGAKGYEDENGPRMINTPWYEEPIPFHEAAEIGTRKVIQEHSTLGVVITTDGTIGEIPRQDYIEAEERVIEELKEVGKPFIMVINSAQPYHPNTETLRAQLADKYDIPVLAMSVESMRESDVLSVMREALYEFPVLEVNVNLPSWVMVLRENHWLRESYQEAVKETVKDIKRLRDVDRVVHQFSDFEYIDRAGLAGIEMGQGVAEIDLYAPDDLYDEILKEIVGVEIRGKDHLLELMQEFAYAKTEFDQISDALKMVKQTGYGIASPSLTDMSLEEPEIIRQGARFGVRLRAVAPSIHMIKVDVESEFSPIIGTEKQSEELVRYLMQDFEDDPLSIWNSDIFGRSLSSIVREGISAKLSLMPENARYKLKETLERIINEGSGGLIAIIL, from the coding sequence TTGGAAAAGGTAGATATTTTTAAGGATATCGCCGAGAGGACTGGCGGCGATATTTACCTGGGGGTTGTAGGTGCGGTCCGCACTGGAAAATCCACTTTTATTAAAAAATTTATGGAGCTGGTGGTTTTACCTAATATCAATAACGAGGCTGAAAGAGCCAGAGCGCTTGATGAGCTGCCACAGAGCGCAGCAGGTAAAACAATCATGACCACTGAACCGAAATTCGTGCCTAACCAGGCCGCATCTGTTCACGTTGATGATGGTCTGGATGTAAATATCAGGCTCGTAGATTGCGTAGGGTACACAGTTCCAGGAGCAAAGGGCTATGAGGATGAGAATGGGCCAAGGATGATCAATACGCCTTGGTATGAAGAACCAATTCCTTTCCATGAAGCAGCAGAAATTGGAACTAGGAAGGTTATCCAGGAACATTCTACGCTCGGTGTCGTCATTACGACTGATGGGACAATTGGCGAAATCCCAAGACAAGATTATATTGAAGCAGAAGAAAGAGTAATTGAGGAACTCAAGGAAGTCGGCAAGCCGTTCATCATGGTGATCAACAGTGCACAGCCGTATCACCCAAATACGGAAACACTGCGTGCCCAACTGGCTGACAAGTATGATATCCCTGTGCTTGCCATGAGTGTTGAAAGCATGCGGGAATCAGATGTACTCAGTGTGATGAGGGAAGCACTTTACGAGTTCCCTGTACTAGAAGTGAACGTCAATCTGCCAAGCTGGGTAATGGTTCTCCGCGAAAACCACTGGTTGCGTGAGAGCTATCAGGAAGCTGTCAAGGAGACAGTAAAGGACATTAAGAGGCTGCGTGATGTAGACAGGGTCGTCCATCAATTCAGCGACTTTGAATACATTGACAGGGCTGGACTGGCGGGCATCGAAATGGGCCAGGGTGTGGCTGAAATCGACCTGTATGCTCCAGATGATCTTTATGACGAGATTCTAAAAGAAATCGTAGGCGTAGAGATACGCGGCAAGGATCACTTGCTTGAACTGATGCAGGAGTTTGCATATGCTAAAACAGAGTTTGACCAGATTTCAGATGCACTTAAAATGGTTAAGCAGACAGGATACGGAATCGCTTCGCCTTCTCTTACGGACATGAGCCTGGAAGAACCTGAAATCATTCGCCAGGGGGCGCGTTTCGGTGTTCGCTTAAGAGCAGTAGCCCCTTCAATCCATATGATCAAAGTGGACGTCGAATCCGAATTCTCGCCAATTATTGGTACAGAGAAACAAAGTGAAGAGCTCGTTCGTTACTTGATGCAGGATTTTGAAGATGATCCGCTATCAATTTGGAATTCGGATATCTTTGGCAGAAGTTTGAGTTCAATCGTCAGAGAAGGAATTTCGGCAAAATTGAGCTTGATGCCTGAAAATGCACGTTATAAATTAAAAGAGACGCTGGAAAGAATCATCAACGAAGGTTCCGGTGGATTAATAGCAATCATATTATAA
- a CDS encoding demethylmenaquinone methyltransferase, with the protein MQQSKEQRVHGVFEKIYENYDQMNSVISFQQHIKWRNDTMKKMNVQKGAKALDVCCGTADWTIALAEAAGKDGEVVGLDFSKNMLKIGEEKLEARKLDQATLIHGNAMELPFEDNSFDYVTIGFGLRNVPDYNQVLREMYRVLKPGGMAVCLETSQPTMLGFKQAYRFYFRFIMPMFGKLFAKSYEEYSWLQESAKDFPGMKELAKMFSKAGFVNVEYKPYSGGVAAVHIGRK; encoded by the coding sequence ATGCAGCAATCGAAAGAACAACGTGTTCATGGAGTCTTTGAAAAAATCTATGAAAATTACGACCAAATGAATTCTGTTATTAGTTTTCAGCAGCATATTAAATGGCGGAATGACACAATGAAAAAGATGAACGTCCAAAAAGGAGCCAAGGCACTTGATGTATGCTGCGGTACCGCTGATTGGACGATTGCGCTTGCAGAAGCTGCCGGGAAAGATGGCGAAGTGGTCGGGCTTGATTTCAGCAAAAATATGCTGAAGATAGGCGAGGAGAAATTGGAAGCCCGCAAACTGGACCAGGCAACCTTAATCCATGGAAATGCAATGGAGCTCCCGTTTGAGGATAATAGCTTTGACTATGTCACCATTGGTTTTGGTTTGAGAAATGTTCCTGATTACAACCAGGTGTTGCGTGAAATGTACAGAGTTCTAAAGCCAGGCGGGATGGCAGTATGCCTGGAAACTTCCCAGCCTACCATGCTAGGATTTAAACAAGCTTACCGTTTTTACTTCAGGTTTATCATGCCAATGTTCGGTAAACTGTTCGCGAAGAGCTATGAGGAGTATTCCTGGCTCCAGGAATCAGCTAAAGACTTCCCAGGCATGAAGGAACTCGCCAAAATGTTCTCCAAGGCAGGATTCGTTAACGTTGAATATAAACCATATAGCGGCGGAGTAGCAGCCGTGCATATCGGCCGTAAATAA
- the aroC gene encoding chorismate synthase has product MRYLTAGESHGPQLTTIIEGMPAGMPLVAEDINKELSRRQKGYGRGRRMQIEKDQVQITSGVRHGQTLGSPIALVVENNDWKHWTGIMGQEPLDDQSSEEVKRKISRPRPGHADLNGAIKYGHRDMRNVLERSSARETTVRVAAGAAAKKLLSLLGIELVAHVVEIGGVKAEKQAFASLEQLKEVTEASPVRCFDPDAGTKMMAAIDDAKQNGDSIGGVVEVIAEGMPAGVGSYVQYDRKLDGKLAAAIMSINAFKGVEIGIGFEAARRPGSQVHDEIAWEEERGYYRKTNRLGGLEGGMTTGMPIVVRGVMKPIPTLYKPLMSVDIDSKEPFAASIERSDACAVPAAAVVAESVVAWELASAIVDQFYADRFDTLKASIEEQRRNARDF; this is encoded by the coding sequence ATGAGATATTTAACAGCGGGAGAATCACATGGACCGCAGCTAACAACCATTATCGAGGGGATGCCAGCAGGCATGCCGCTAGTAGCAGAAGATATAAACAAAGAGCTTTCGCGCAGGCAAAAAGGCTATGGCCGCGGAAGAAGGATGCAAATCGAAAAGGATCAGGTGCAGATCACTTCAGGGGTTCGGCATGGACAGACATTAGGATCGCCGATAGCGCTGGTTGTTGAAAATAACGATTGGAAGCATTGGACCGGGATTATGGGCCAGGAGCCGCTCGATGATCAATCCTCTGAAGAAGTGAAAAGGAAGATTTCCCGGCCCCGTCCTGGTCACGCAGACTTAAACGGCGCGATTAAATATGGACATCGCGATATGAGGAATGTTCTCGAACGTTCATCTGCCAGGGAAACGACTGTCAGAGTTGCAGCAGGTGCTGCTGCAAAAAAACTGCTGTCGCTGCTGGGTATCGAGTTGGTTGCCCATGTAGTTGAAATCGGCGGGGTGAAAGCTGAAAAGCAGGCTTTCGCTTCACTTGAACAGCTTAAAGAAGTAACAGAAGCTTCTCCAGTCAGATGCTTCGATCCTGATGCTGGAACGAAAATGATGGCAGCGATTGATGACGCAAAGCAAAATGGAGACTCTATTGGTGGTGTCGTCGAGGTGATTGCCGAGGGAATGCCCGCTGGAGTGGGCAGTTATGTTCAGTATGACCGAAAGCTTGATGGGAAGCTTGCTGCGGCCATTATGAGCATCAATGCTTTCAAGGGTGTTGAGATCGGGATCGGTTTTGAAGCGGCCAGACGGCCTGGCAGCCAGGTTCACGATGAGATAGCCTGGGAAGAGGAACGCGGATACTACCGGAAAACGAACCGGCTTGGAGGGCTTGAGGGCGGGATGACAACGGGGATGCCAATCGTTGTCCGTGGGGTAATGAAACCAATCCCGACTCTTTACAAGCCATTGATGAGTGTCGATATTGACTCCAAGGAACCTTTTGCTGCGAGCATTGAACGATCTGATGCCTGTGCTGTCCCTGCGGCTGCGGTGGTTGCGGAGAGTGTTGTGGCCTGGGAGCTTGCTTCTGCAATCGTCGACCAATTTTATGCAGATCGATTTGACACACTAAAGGCATCAATTGAAGAGCAGAGAAGGAATGCGAGGGATTTCTAA
- a CDS encoding capping complex subunit for YIEGIA, with product MILEKFVLAAITTNPKKMPSGTAVFHCDSKEEMEKVAANLEAILDGIAHALTEDLYIIVKH from the coding sequence ATGATTCTTGAGAAATTCGTCCTTGCTGCCATCACAACGAACCCTAAAAAAATGCCTTCCGGAACCGCCGTTTTTCATTGTGATTCAAAGGAAGAAATGGAGAAGGTCGCAGCAAACCTCGAAGCAATCCTGGATGGAATCGCCCATGCGTTGACGGAGGATCTTTATATTATCGTAAAACACTGA
- the folE gene encoding GTP cyclohydrolase I FolE produces MSNVNRAQIEEAVRLILEAVGEDPNREGLLDTPKRVAKMYEEVFSGLNQDPKEYFETIFGEDHEELVLVKDIPFYSMCEHHLVPFFGKAHVAYIPRGGKVTGLSKLARAVEAVAKRPQLQERITSTIANSIMEKLDPHGVMVVVEAEHMCMTMRGVKKPGSKTVTSAVRGTLAEDVNARAEILSLIKG; encoded by the coding sequence ATGTCAAACGTCAATCGTGCCCAAATCGAAGAAGCGGTGCGTTTAATATTAGAAGCAGTCGGTGAAGACCCTAACAGGGAAGGTTTGCTTGATACTCCCAAGCGGGTCGCGAAGATGTATGAGGAAGTTTTCTCAGGGTTGAACCAGGATCCTAAAGAATATTTCGAAACCATTTTTGGTGAGGACCATGAGGAGCTGGTCCTGGTTAAGGATATCCCTTTCTATTCTATGTGTGAACATCACCTGGTTCCTTTCTTCGGCAAGGCACATGTCGCATACATTCCACGAGGCGGTAAGGTTACCGGACTCAGCAAGCTTGCAAGAGCTGTAGAAGCAGTAGCAAAAAGGCCGCAATTACAGGAAAGGATCACTTCTACTATTGCGAATTCCATAATGGAAAAGCTGGATCCCCATGGTGTCATGGTAGTGGTAGAAGCTGAACATATGTGCATGACAATGAGAGGCGTCAAGAAACCGGGCTCAAAAACAGTTACATCTGCTGTAAGAGGAACTTTGGCCGAGGATGTAAACGCAAGGGCTGAGATTCTCTCATTGATTAAAGGCTAA
- the der gene encoding ribosome biogenesis GTPase Der: MTKPVVAIVGRPNVGKSTIFNRIVGERISIVEDIPGVTRDRIYSSAEWLTHDFNIIDTGGIDLGDEPFLDQIRQQAEIAIDEADVIIFLVNGREGVTSADEEVAKILYRSNKPVVLAVNKIDNPEMRDMIYDFYALGFGEPFPISGSHGLGLGDLLDEAAKHFPKDKEDEYDKDAIKFSLIGRPNVGKSSLVNAILGEDRVIVSDIAGTTRDAIDSQVTYDGQKYVIIDTAGMRKKGKVYETTEKYSVLRALRAIERSDVVLVVINAEEGIIEQDKHIAGYAEEAGRAVIIVVNKWDAIEKDEKTMKEFEEKIRSHFQFLSYAPIVFLSAKTKKRIHTLMPMIDMASENHAMRVQTNILNEVIMDAIAMNPTPTDKGKRLKIYYATQVSVKPPTFVVFVNEPELLHFSYERFLENRIRDAFDFTGTPIKIFARQRK, encoded by the coding sequence ATGACGAAACCAGTGGTAGCTATCGTTGGGCGTCCGAATGTCGGCAAGTCTACGATTTTTAACCGAATCGTTGGTGAACGTATTTCGATCGTTGAAGATATTCCTGGAGTAACGAGGGATCGTATATACAGTTCAGCTGAATGGCTGACACATGATTTTAATATTATTGATACTGGTGGGATAGATTTAGGGGACGAGCCATTTTTGGATCAAATCCGCCAGCAGGCTGAAATTGCAATTGATGAGGCAGATGTGATCATTTTCCTTGTCAACGGCAGAGAGGGAGTAACATCAGCTGATGAGGAAGTGGCAAAAATCCTCTATCGCTCCAACAAACCAGTGGTCCTTGCGGTCAATAAAATTGACAATCCGGAAATGAGAGACATGATCTACGACTTTTATGCTCTGGGATTTGGAGAACCTTTCCCGATTTCTGGTTCACACGGACTTGGTCTGGGTGATTTGCTTGATGAGGCAGCTAAGCATTTTCCAAAGGATAAGGAAGACGAATATGATAAAGATGCGATTAAGTTTTCATTAATCGGTCGGCCGAATGTTGGCAAGTCTTCTTTAGTGAATGCGATTCTGGGAGAAGACCGCGTAATTGTAAGTGATATCGCGGGTACGACCAGAGACGCGATTGACTCTCAAGTAACCTACGATGGACAAAAATATGTCATTATTGATACTGCTGGAATGCGTAAAAAGGGAAAAGTGTACGAAACGACCGAAAAATACAGTGTATTAAGGGCATTAAGGGCTATCGAGCGGTCTGACGTTGTACTTGTTGTCATTAATGCGGAAGAAGGCATTATCGAACAGGATAAGCACATCGCCGGATATGCCGAAGAAGCAGGCCGCGCAGTTATCATCGTTGTTAATAAATGGGATGCAATCGAAAAAGACGAAAAGACAATGAAGGAGTTTGAGGAAAAAATCCGTTCTCACTTCCAATTCCTGAGCTATGCACCAATTGTCTTCTTATCGGCAAAAACAAAGAAACGAATCCACACTTTGATGCCGATGATTGATATGGCAAGTGAAAACCATGCGATGAGGGTGCAGACCAATATCCTCAATGAAGTCATCATGGACGCTATTGCGATGAATCCGACGCCAACAGACAAAGGGAAGAGGCTAAAGATTTATTACGCGACACAGGTTTCGGTGAAGCCGCCTACATTTGTTGTCTTTGTCAACGAACCTGAATTATTGCATTTTTCTTATGAGCGATTCCTTGAAAACAGGATCAGGGATGCCTTTGATTTCACAGGCACACCAATCAAGATATTTGCGAGACAAAGAAAATAA
- the ndk gene encoding nucleoside-diphosphate kinase: protein MEKTYLMVKPDGVQRNLIGEVVARFEKKGFQLVGAKLMNIPRELAEEHYGEHKERPFFGELVDFITSGPVFAMVWQGENVIATARQMMGATNPKDAAPGTIRGEYGVTVGKNVIHGSDSPESAEREIGLFFKQEELAEYSKLINEWVY from the coding sequence ATGGAAAAGACTTATTTGATGGTCAAGCCTGACGGCGTACAGCGCAACCTTATTGGTGAAGTTGTAGCTCGTTTCGAAAAGAAAGGCTTCCAGCTAGTTGGCGCAAAACTTATGAACATCCCAAGAGAACTTGCTGAAGAGCATTACGGCGAACACAAAGAGCGTCCATTCTTCGGCGAATTGGTAGACTTCATCACTTCAGGCCCAGTATTTGCTATGGTATGGCAGGGAGAGAATGTAATTGCTACTGCACGCCAGATGATGGGTGCTACTAACCCTAAGGATGCAGCTCCTGGAACAATCCGCGGTGAATACGGTGTGACTGTAGGCAAGAACGTAATTCACGGTTCTGACTCACCAGAAAGCGCAGAGCGTGAAATCGGACTATTCTTCAAACAAGAAGAACTGGCTGAATACAGCAAACTAATCAACGAGTGGGTTTACTAA
- the hepT gene encoding heptaprenyl diphosphate synthase component II: MKMKLLYTYLNSDLTLIERELEEAIQADSQLLRQASLHLLKAGGKRIRPVFVLLGGKFGNYDIDIIKDVAVSLELIHMASLVHDDVIDDAELRRGQATIKAKWDNKIAMYTGDYIFARALELMTDIENPTAHQILSDTIVELSVGEIEQIKDKYNFDQNLRNYLLRIKRKTALLIAASCQLGAVVAGVPEQEHRKLYKFGYYVGMSFQITDDVLDFTGTEKELGKPAGGDLLQGNVTLPVLYAMQDEYIKNRIRNVHEGMPMEELNEILKLVQESGAIEKSLAISDRYLDKALKILEELPSNRAKKSLRDIAKFIGKRKY; this comes from the coding sequence ATGAAGATGAAGCTATTATATACATATTTGAATTCTGATTTGACATTGATAGAAAGAGAACTGGAAGAGGCGATCCAGGCGGATTCCCAACTGCTCAGACAGGCAAGCCTTCACTTGCTTAAAGCTGGCGGGAAAAGGATCAGGCCCGTTTTTGTTCTCCTTGGTGGAAAATTCGGTAATTACGATATCGATATCATCAAGGATGTAGCAGTCTCCCTTGAGCTCATCCATATGGCTTCCCTTGTTCACGATGACGTAATCGACGATGCTGAATTGCGTAGAGGGCAGGCGACCATCAAGGCAAAATGGGATAACAAGATTGCGATGTATACAGGAGATTATATCTTTGCTCGCGCGCTGGAGCTTATGACTGACATCGAAAATCCGACAGCACATCAGATTCTCTCCGATACGATAGTCGAACTAAGTGTTGGCGAAATTGAACAGATAAAAGATAAATATAATTTTGACCAGAATCTGCGTAATTATTTGTTACGGATCAAGCGGAAGACTGCTCTTCTTATTGCCGCGAGCTGCCAGCTTGGTGCTGTGGTAGCAGGAGTTCCGGAGCAGGAACATCGTAAATTGTATAAGTTTGGCTACTATGTCGGTATGTCCTTCCAGATCACTGATGACGTGCTGGATTTCACGGGTACTGAAAAGGAACTTGGGAAGCCGGCTGGCGGGGATCTTCTCCAGGGGAATGTCACTCTTCCTGTACTGTACGCAATGCAGGATGAATATATTAAAAACCGAATTAGGAATGTCCACGAAGGTATGCCAATGGAAGAGCTTAATGAAATCCTGAAGCTTGTACAGGAATCCGGTGCCATTGAAAAATCACTAGCTATTAGCGATCGTTATCTGGATAAAGCCCTTAAAATCCTTGAAGAGCTACCATCTAATAGGGCAAAGAAGTCATTGCGCGATATTGCCAAATTTATTGGTAAACGCAAGTATTAG
- a CDS encoding DUF2768 domain-containing protein, translated as MSPALLKMYISFVGMGSMILSLFAIYLSRYKLKGFFKIATAIIAYLLMIVAGLIIFFVVFSGPTSE; from the coding sequence TTGTCACCCGCATTATTAAAAATGTATATTTCTTTTGTTGGTATGGGCAGTATGATTCTGTCTTTGTTTGCCATTTATTTAAGCCGTTATAAGCTAAAAGGTTTTTTCAAAATTGCAACGGCAATCATAGCCTATTTGCTGATGATCGTTGCAGGGCTGATAATCTTTTTTGTTGTTTTCAGCGGTCCGACGAGCGAATAA